The following proteins come from a genomic window of Nitrospira sp.:
- a CDS encoding TPR domain protein, translated as MYRRNIRHILIPLAAGLVLVIGYNLFLRLPPQTEHLTETFEPVAPPPAPPLSRSPESEAKSVRILDQSVVPPTLHEGLLESIRDEIEKHNLSIAETKLKELPPAVLSEAKVKSFVAVLWNNLGLQQERLNGTRVSVRAFKSAADLDESNPVILMNLAHAYWEQRDRALNAEFLMKLMKVAPEEPFPHLAMADWLQEQDELEEAAKHLGHATDRAKQDPGLQSYLAAVTAKVRRTQSSESNMAARSSTHFVVKFDGEEDQNTWISVLEILEEAYREIGQKFGHFPSKSIIVVLHAKDSFQGVTGSPAWADGLYDPALGRIQIPTQGATTDRKWLASVLRHEYVHALLHDRLGASSGSLPTWLNEGLAMQLAGDAWPELDQAMSGDIKVIPLIYLEGSWDALPASTSTVAYLEANSATRYLIERWGMAGIDALLKALQTKSTMAAALQNKLFVSYEQFQRQWLENFERNRL; from the coding sequence ATGTATCGCCGTAACATTAGACATATTCTGATACCGCTTGCAGCCGGCCTGGTTCTGGTGATTGGATACAACCTATTCTTGAGGCTGCCGCCACAGACGGAGCATCTCACAGAAACTTTTGAACCGGTTGCTCCTCCTCCCGCTCCCCCGCTGAGTAGGTCGCCTGAAAGCGAGGCAAAGTCGGTTCGCATACTCGATCAGAGCGTGGTGCCGCCGACCCTCCATGAAGGCCTCCTGGAGTCCATTCGGGATGAGATCGAAAAACATAACCTGTCGATCGCCGAAACGAAACTGAAAGAGCTGCCTCCGGCTGTCCTGTCGGAGGCGAAGGTCAAGTCCTTCGTTGCTGTCCTATGGAACAATCTCGGGTTGCAACAGGAACGGCTCAACGGTACGCGGGTATCTGTCCGTGCATTCAAGAGCGCCGCTGATCTTGACGAGTCGAATCCCGTGATCCTCATGAATCTCGCCCATGCTTATTGGGAGCAGCGGGACCGCGCACTGAATGCCGAATTCCTGATGAAATTGATGAAGGTGGCCCCAGAAGAACCGTTTCCCCACTTAGCCATGGCCGACTGGTTACAAGAACAGGATGAACTGGAAGAAGCAGCGAAGCATTTAGGCCATGCAACCGATCGAGCAAAGCAGGACCCGGGATTGCAGTCATACCTGGCCGCCGTCACGGCGAAGGTTCGCCGCACTCAGTCGAGTGAATCCAACATGGCCGCAAGAAGCAGTACTCACTTTGTCGTAAAGTTTGACGGTGAAGAAGACCAGAATACCTGGATCTCAGTTCTGGAGATTCTTGAAGAAGCCTATCGAGAGATTGGACAGAAGTTCGGTCATTTTCCCTCGAAGTCGATCATCGTCGTTCTCCATGCCAAGGATTCGTTTCAAGGAGTGACCGGGAGCCCCGCTTGGGCCGATGGTCTCTATGACCCCGCCCTTGGACGCATTCAGATTCCCACTCAAGGGGCGACCACGGATCGGAAGTGGTTGGCAAGCGTGCTCCGCCACGAGTATGTCCATGCTCTACTCCATGACCGCTTAGGAGCAAGCAGTGGGTCATTACCGACCTGGTTGAACGAAGGCCTGGCCATGCAATTGGCGGGAGATGCGTGGCCCGAGCTTGATCAGGCTATGAGCGGGGACATCAAAGTGATCCCCTTGATCTATCTGGAAGGCTCCTGGGACGCCCTGCCGGCCAGTACATCGACGGTGGCTTACTTAGAGGCTAATTCGGCAACACGCTACTTGATTGAGCGTTGGGGAATGGCCGGCATTGATGCGTTGCTGAAGGCTTTGCAAACCAAGTCGACCATGGCAGCTGCCCTTCAAAACAAGTTGTTCGTCTCATACGAACAGTTCCAGCGGCAGTGGCTCGAGAACTTCGAACGGAATCGGTTGTAA
- a CDS encoding ATP-dependent DNA helicase RecG: MYLFVEGGKALCYHPSRMQAPTESSSHTPFQEWLDRLARPIEFASRDDCAHLRTITNLSSFIPAQVLSALRQEVYPKAIESRLISLRDLFVDFHPALPFDEQRRRLQAAALLIKALRTVDRQKPIRLKDSSRHASCHSEVTSAGRSDLWNLPVRFVKGVGPKRTTVLQRLHIATVEDALWTIPWRYEDRSVMTPIGNLVPGMMASICGVIGKCEAKRTRNRRLSVVEVGVEDQSGRLQVVFFNQPYLEELLKVGTRVMMSGQVLSSRQGWMVPRMDAAQYEIIGEDTESTLHVGRIVPIYHETKGWTSRQMRVLVKNLLTDHGIELMDHLPVPLRARQQLIPIHEALQDVHFPKTDTDLQLLERGRTAAHRRLAFEELLLLQLALATRHRSVHEEPKALRFNPRTPLLQQLSRLIPFCLTTAQDRVIREIFRDMISPRPMNRLVQGDVGAGKTAVALHALVMACGSGYQAALMAPTEILAEQHYRNLSGMLQALGLHTILLRGGEKSSVKKTQAERLASGDSQVAIGTHALIQQGVRFKNLGLAVIDEQHRFGVLQRKTLIDKGYKPDVLVLTATPIPRTLAMTVYGDLDASVIDVLPPGRKPVRTFLFHDTQRRRAYQIVRDELRAERQAYVVYPLVEESEKTDLQAAIQGAEQLQNGEFSDFRVGLLHGRMKAPEKEAVMADFKAGTIQLLVTTTVIEVGVDVPNATVILIEHAERFGLAQLHQLRGRVGRSSRQSYCFLMAQNPERGRTQLGQHSPGSNACASTAKERLEALVRSNDGFMIAEEDLRIRGPGEFFGLRQWGMPEFRVANLVRDGDLLQQARQEAFSLLKSDPRLNEPAHQRLREAMLRKWEKKLELGSIS; this comes from the coding sequence GTGTATCTGTTCGTTGAGGGTGGAAAGGCGCTGTGTTACCATCCCAGCCGTATGCAGGCTCCCACCGAATCGAGTTCGCACACGCCGTTTCAGGAGTGGTTGGACCGCCTTGCGCGACCGATTGAGTTTGCGAGCCGAGACGATTGTGCCCATCTAAGGACCATCACAAATCTGAGTTCGTTTATCCCCGCACAAGTCTTGTCTGCCCTTCGCCAAGAGGTTTATCCTAAGGCCATTGAATCCCGCCTGATCTCATTGCGTGATCTCTTTGTCGATTTTCATCCGGCGCTCCCTTTCGATGAGCAACGTCGACGACTGCAGGCCGCTGCGTTGCTCATTAAGGCGCTTCGAACAGTTGACCGACAGAAACCTATCCGACTGAAGGATTCGTCGAGGCATGCTTCCTGTCACTCCGAAGTGACAAGTGCGGGCAGATCCGATCTTTGGAATCTTCCGGTCCGTTTTGTTAAAGGCGTCGGGCCGAAGCGCACCACTGTCTTGCAACGATTGCATATCGCGACGGTGGAGGATGCGCTCTGGACCATTCCGTGGCGTTACGAAGATCGGTCGGTTATGACACCGATTGGGAATCTGGTCCCTGGGATGATGGCCTCAATTTGCGGGGTGATAGGAAAATGCGAGGCAAAACGGACAAGAAACCGGCGGTTGAGTGTAGTGGAAGTCGGCGTCGAAGATCAGTCCGGGCGACTGCAGGTGGTCTTCTTCAATCAACCCTATTTGGAGGAGCTTCTGAAGGTGGGGACCCGCGTGATGATGAGCGGGCAGGTCCTCTCATCTCGACAAGGATGGATGGTCCCGCGAATGGATGCGGCGCAATACGAAATCATCGGAGAGGATACCGAATCGACACTGCATGTCGGTCGTATCGTTCCGATCTATCACGAGACCAAAGGATGGACCTCTCGCCAGATGCGGGTATTGGTGAAGAATCTGTTGACGGACCATGGGATAGAGCTTATGGATCATTTGCCTGTGCCTCTGCGGGCGCGGCAGCAGTTGATCCCGATTCATGAAGCGCTGCAAGATGTTCATTTTCCCAAAACCGATACCGATCTTCAGCTCCTGGAACGAGGAAGGACGGCGGCGCATCGACGATTGGCGTTCGAGGAACTCCTGCTCCTTCAACTGGCACTGGCAACCAGGCATCGATCGGTGCACGAAGAGCCGAAGGCACTGCGGTTCAATCCACGAACACCTCTCTTGCAACAGCTCAGTCGTCTCATCCCGTTTTGTCTCACGACGGCACAAGATCGAGTCATTCGTGAAATATTTCGAGACATGATTTCGCCGCGTCCCATGAATCGTCTGGTACAAGGCGATGTGGGAGCCGGGAAAACGGCGGTCGCCTTGCATGCACTGGTGATGGCCTGCGGTTCAGGCTATCAGGCCGCGTTGATGGCGCCGACCGAGATTCTAGCGGAGCAGCACTATCGAAACCTTTCCGGGATGTTGCAGGCCCTAGGACTTCACACGATTCTCTTGCGTGGAGGAGAGAAATCCTCGGTAAAAAAGACACAGGCTGAGCGGCTGGCATCAGGCGACAGTCAGGTGGCGATTGGAACTCATGCCCTCATCCAACAAGGAGTGAGATTCAAGAACTTGGGGTTGGCGGTGATTGATGAACAGCACAGGTTCGGTGTCTTGCAGCGAAAGACGCTGATCGACAAGGGTTATAAGCCGGACGTGCTTGTCTTGACGGCCACGCCCATTCCCCGGACATTGGCGATGACGGTGTATGGTGATCTGGATGCATCGGTGATCGATGTCCTGCCACCGGGACGAAAGCCGGTGAGGACATTCCTGTTTCATGACACGCAGCGACGGCGTGCCTATCAAATTGTGCGTGATGAATTGCGGGCCGAAAGACAAGCGTATGTGGTCTATCCGCTGGTGGAAGAATCGGAAAAGACCGACCTCCAGGCGGCGATTCAGGGAGCCGAACAGTTACAGAACGGGGAATTTTCCGACTTCCGTGTCGGCCTCCTGCATGGGCGCATGAAAGCCCCCGAAAAAGAAGCGGTGATGGCTGACTTCAAGGCTGGAACGATCCAGTTGTTGGTCACGACTACGGTGATCGAAGTCGGAGTGGATGTGCCGAATGCGACAGTCATCCTGATCGAGCATGCCGAGCGGTTTGGTCTCGCACAGCTGCACCAATTGCGCGGACGGGTAGGGCGCAGCAGCCGGCAATCCTATTGTTTCTTGATGGCTCAGAATCCGGAGCGGGGAAGGACGCAATTGGGACAACATTCTCCGGGAAGTAATGCGTGTGCGTCTACGGCAAAGGAACGGCTGGAGGCGCTCGTCCGGTCCAACGATGGGTTCATGATTGCCGAGGAAGATTTGCGGATCAGAGGCCCCGGTGAATTCTTTGGGTTGCGTCAATGGGGGATGCCGGAATTTCGCGTGGCAAATCTGGTGCGAGACGGGGACCTATTGCAGCAGGCTAGGCAAGAGGCCTTTTCGCTGCTGAAATCTGACCCACGATTGAACGAGCCGGCCCATCAGAGATTGCGAGAGGCGATGTTGCGGAAATGGGAGAAGAAGCTCGAACTTGGATCGATAAGCTAG